From Arcticibacter tournemirensis, one genomic window encodes:
- a CDS encoding putative toxin-antitoxin system toxin component, PIN family, which translates to MIAVIDTNCLLASIPPQSSHYWLYEAFRAGRFDWLVSNEILTEYEEKLTDRYSARTANLVLSILSVAPNVIYSEPFFKWQLVEKDKDDNKFADLTIAGNADYLVTNDKHFNDLKNIDFPKLNILSLDEFKKVVQGK; encoded by the coding sequence ATGATTGCCGTTATTGATACAAATTGCCTGTTAGCATCTATTCCACCACAAAGCAGCCATTACTGGCTATACGAAGCCTTTAGAGCAGGACGTTTCGACTGGTTGGTAAGCAATGAAATCCTTACTGAATACGAAGAAAAACTTACCGACCGCTATTCTGCCCGAACTGCGAACCTGGTATTATCTATTCTTAGTGTTGCCCCAAACGTCATTTATTCGGAACCGTTTTTTAAGTGGCAGCTTGTCGAAAAAGACAAAGATGATAACAAATTTGCGGATCTGACCATCGCAGGCAATGCCGATTATCTTGTAACCAATGACAAGCATTTTAATGACCTGAAAAATATTGACTTTCCTAAGCTGAATATTCTATCCCTTGATGAATTTAAAAAGGTCGTTCAGGGAAAATAG